One genomic window of Sporosarcina ureae includes the following:
- a CDS encoding nuclease-related domain-containing protein, translating into MPPYPHAILHDVFLKHEHAYFQIDSILITPSTIVLFEIKNIAGKLHIKQSPTQFIRESVNGERTVLRSPIEEMERKKHYFTSWLQARNIDIPLVDYIVFAYQNELTIENTSSHRLVFSYEIPNRLRNLEMKSELLSANQIKRLANELLNTHRHYDPFPLIEKYALSIKDLATGVTCPHCEQLMMMWRTRSWQCRACGHIDRHAHHATLAEWYCIGGAQLTNRQFRHFTNIHSRHIAKRMLANPFTEMSGKKRNAIYQLSPKLLNTKNLHL; encoded by the coding sequence ATCCCGCCGTATCCGCACGCCATCCTCCACGACGTTTTCCTGAAACACGAACATGCCTATTTCCAAATTGATTCCATTTTAATTACCCCGAGCACCATTGTCTTGTTCGAAATCAAAAATATTGCAGGCAAATTACACATCAAGCAAAGTCCGACCCAATTCATTCGCGAATCAGTCAACGGGGAACGCACCGTCTTGAGAAGTCCAATCGAAGAAATGGAACGCAAAAAACACTATTTCACCAGCTGGCTGCAAGCGCGTAACATCGACATCCCTCTCGTCGACTACATCGTTTTCGCCTACCAAAACGAACTCACCATCGAAAACACATCGTCCCACCGGCTCGTATTTTCATATGAAATTCCCAACCGTCTGAGAAATTTGGAAATGAAGAGTGAACTATTGAGCGCAAATCAAATCAAGAGATTGGCGAATGAACTCCTAAACACACACCGCCACTATGATCCATTTCCGCTAATCGAAAAGTACGCACTTTCCATAAAAGACTTGGCAACCGGCGTCACGTGCCCGCATTGCGAACAATTGATGATGATGTGGCGGACCAGAAGTTGGCAGTGCCGGGCGTGCGGCCATATCGATCGCCATGCCCATCATGCTACGCTGGCGGAATGGTACTGCATCGGTGGCGCGCAACTCACCAATCGGCAATTCCGCCACTTCACCAACATCCACTCTCGCCACATAGCGAAACGAATGCTGGCCAACCCCTTCACCGAAATGTCCGGCAAAAAGCGCAACGCGATCTACCAACTCTCTCCGAAACTCCTCAACACAAAAAATCTACATTTGTAA
- a CDS encoding S-layer homology domain-containing protein has protein sequence MNLAYDKKIFLSTIAMAVAVSAVGVTASVPVEAAKPVAFKDVPEKHYAYDAVMYMAANGIIKGYADNTYRLNKPVTRAQAAKMIAVSIGAKPSHAYKMDFKDVTKDNGSYDHIRALTQRGLFKNADKFNPNKPLTRGQMAKLLVLGYHIVTDDNDFIIFDDVHKSSGAYAYIITIAELNITTTRPGGKFNPNEPVTRGQMAAFLYRTMQFDENRKNGLITYDNKKKGYVDRDQNLIKPNPDNQKPTPEKPKPEPPKPTKPVPPKPTPPTTKPEPPKPEPEKPSLAAQVIINVNVKRQNAKIGNLRADPALNRIASARAEDLAKLGELSHITPTYGTAEEMLQKFDYKWTAYGENIGAGFHDALEITNAWLASPAHKENLLSPVFTHMGAGTAPDPTGKIYWVTLYSKK, from the coding sequence ATGAATCTAGCTTACGACAAAAAAATATTCTTAAGTACTATAGCGATGGCCGTTGCGGTATCTGCCGTAGGAGTTACTGCATCTGTGCCGGTGGAGGCTGCGAAACCGGTTGCGTTTAAGGACGTACCCGAGAAGCATTATGCCTACGATGCGGTCATGTATATGGCTGCCAATGGAATTATCAAAGGCTATGCCGACAATACATATCGCCTGAATAAACCTGTCACTCGGGCTCAGGCGGCTAAGATGATCGCGGTTTCCATTGGAGCGAAGCCGAGCCATGCGTATAAAATGGATTTCAAGGATGTAACGAAAGACAACGGATCGTATGATCATATTCGCGCATTGACACAGCGGGGGTTGTTCAAGAATGCGGATAAATTCAATCCGAATAAACCCCTAACTCGCGGACAAATGGCGAAGCTACTAGTCCTTGGGTACCATATTGTCACGGACGACAATGATTTCATTATTTTTGATGATGTCCATAAGAGCAGCGGGGCATATGCATACATTATTACGATTGCGGAACTCAATATCACGACGACGCGTCCAGGGGGCAAATTTAATCCGAATGAACCTGTTACTCGTGGCCAAATGGCGGCATTTTTGTACCGTACGATGCAATTCGACGAAAATCGCAAAAATGGATTGATTACGTATGACAATAAAAAGAAAGGCTATGTCGATCGCGATCAAAACTTGATCAAGCCGAATCCTGATAATCAAAAACCGACACCTGAAAAGCCAAAGCCAGAACCACCGAAACCAACAAAACCAGTTCCACCAAAACCAACACCACCCACTACAAAACCGGAGCCGCCAAAACCTGAACCCGAAAAGCCTTCATTGGCGGCACAGGTGATTATTAACGTGAACGTGAAACGACAAAATGCTAAAATTGGCAATCTACGGGCGGATCCCGCGCTCAATCGGATTGCGAGCGCGAGAGCAGAAGACTTGGCGAAGCTCGGGGAATTATCGCATATTACGCCGACATATGGCACGGCTGAAGAGATGCTGCAGAAATTTGATTATAAATGGACGGCTTATGGTGAAAACATTGGGGCTGGTTTCCATGATGCGCTGGAAATTACAAACGCTTGGTTAGCATCGCCTGCGCATAAAGAGAATCTATTAAGCCCAGTTTTTACGCATATGGGAGCAGGTACGGCACCCGATCCAACGGGTAAAATCTATTGGGTCACATTATATTCGAAAAAATAA
- a CDS encoding S41 family peptidase gives MKQTLIAVAAVFAWLCLTPATEAATLDEVKEIVDLYYYGDKPTNLHNARNVTEVVRQLDEYSVYMTPAEYKDYLNQYASAEAPAQVATVTAPHNPNNVSSNMMYGNVGYMKIKTFSAHLQEDVNTHWSRLKAAGAKKLILDLRFNGGGYVDSAEQLLGFFPKVKEAYKLQTRMGTQSGKVVPAKNKFPVDTYVLVNRYSASASEIVAVSLKDQSAANVVGETTKGKGSVQSLFELENGGALKLTTGHYTGPKGTPVQHIGVEPNIKMKSGTEHTGMHKRLVTSDLAAQGYQFIKGPTNVAQSKIFNVEFTQNMNFGPAKDFNKMELVKFGSVSIQTAKKASNEKTMTIQPAKPMALGSEYMLIVHPGIAGANGLSVVKGTYTPFTVQARAK, from the coding sequence ATGAAACAAACTCTGATCGCAGTAGCAGCTGTTTTTGCCTGGCTCTGCTTAACACCCGCCACTGAAGCCGCGACTCTTGACGAAGTGAAAGAAATTGTCGATTTGTACTATTATGGCGATAAGCCTACTAATCTTCACAACGCGAGAAACGTCACCGAAGTCGTTCGTCAGCTCGATGAATATTCGGTGTACATGACGCCCGCTGAATATAAAGACTATCTCAATCAATACGCAAGCGCTGAAGCACCGGCGCAAGTCGCTACTGTTACGGCACCGCACAATCCAAACAATGTGAGTTCGAATATGATGTACGGAAACGTCGGGTATATGAAGATCAAGACATTTTCTGCGCATCTACAAGAAGACGTCAATACCCATTGGTCACGTTTGAAAGCCGCAGGAGCGAAGAAACTGATTCTGGACTTACGTTTTAATGGTGGCGGCTATGTTGACAGCGCCGAGCAATTACTAGGCTTCTTCCCGAAAGTAAAAGAAGCATACAAACTGCAAACGCGCATGGGGACACAGTCAGGGAAAGTCGTCCCAGCGAAAAATAAATTCCCGGTGGACACGTACGTACTCGTCAATCGCTACTCAGCTTCTGCTTCTGAAATTGTGGCGGTCAGCCTCAAAGACCAAAGCGCGGCGAACGTAGTAGGGGAGACGACAAAAGGAAAAGGTAGCGTCCAGTCGTTATTTGAATTAGAAAACGGCGGCGCGCTGAAGCTAACGACAGGTCACTATACAGGACCTAAAGGAACACCTGTACAACATATAGGCGTCGAGCCGAATATTAAAATGAAATCGGGAACGGAGCACACAGGCATGCACAAACGCCTCGTCACTTCTGACTTGGCCGCGCAGGGCTACCAGTTCATCAAGGGGCCAACCAATGTAGCGCAATCAAAAATATTCAACGTCGAGTTCACGCAGAACATGAACTTTGGTCCAGCGAAAGATTTCAACAAGATGGAACTTGTGAAGTTCGGAAGCGTCTCTATACAAACGGCTAAAAAGGCTAGTAATGAGAAGACGATGACGATCCAGCCGGCGAAACCAATGGCGCTTGGATCAGAGTATATGCTCATTGTTCATCCGGGGATAGCAGGGGCTAATGGGTTGAGTGTGGTGAAAGGGACGTATACGCCTTTTACTGTGCAAGCACGGGCTAAATAA
- a CDS encoding nucleotide sugar dehydrogenase yields MEKKLCVVGLGYIGLPTAVMFANSGVQVHGVDRNERVVQLINNKQLHIEENGLQERLEKAVDEGHFQASTTPVEADVYIIAVPSPINPDNTANLEFIRAATASIVPFVKKGALVILESTVPPKTVENVMLPELRKTDLIIGEELFVSHSPERVIPGKIFEELVNNDRIVGGVNAKSAEMTKELYEVFVKGTIHLTDATTAELVKVMENTYRDVNIAFANELAKIAEGIDVDIWEAIKFANFHPRVNIHTPGPGVGGHCIAVDPWFLVELAPEKADIIKKARLTNDGMPMYTAKRAQRLLQEYNIENGKVAVLGLAFKGNVDDMRESPSTKVIDSLQDLGLDVVSFDPHIKELQHSTQVATLEEAIGTADLLLLTTDHDQFKQLNPADLQTKQPRPIILDTKNALPADKWEQAEYRFFKLGDGKKEGQLYK; encoded by the coding sequence ATGGAAAAGAAATTATGCGTAGTAGGCCTAGGTTATATCGGTCTTCCAACTGCCGTTATGTTTGCGAACAGCGGCGTGCAAGTACATGGCGTCGATCGTAACGAACGCGTCGTTCAGCTGATCAACAATAAACAACTACATATAGAAGAAAACGGTTTGCAAGAACGTTTGGAGAAAGCAGTAGACGAAGGGCACTTCCAAGCCTCTACTACACCGGTAGAAGCAGACGTCTACATCATTGCTGTACCGTCACCGATCAATCCGGACAATACCGCGAACTTAGAATTCATCCGTGCAGCGACTGCATCGATCGTGCCGTTCGTCAAAAAAGGCGCACTGGTAATCTTGGAATCAACAGTTCCACCGAAGACGGTCGAAAACGTCATGCTGCCTGAATTACGTAAAACGGATCTAATTATCGGGGAAGAACTATTCGTTTCTCACTCACCTGAACGCGTTATTCCAGGTAAGATCTTCGAAGAACTAGTAAACAACGATCGTATCGTCGGTGGTGTCAATGCGAAATCAGCCGAAATGACGAAGGAACTTTACGAAGTGTTTGTCAAAGGAACGATCCACTTAACGGACGCTACCACAGCGGAACTCGTTAAAGTCATGGAAAACACGTACCGCGACGTCAACATTGCATTTGCCAATGAACTCGCAAAAATCGCAGAAGGAATCGACGTGGACATTTGGGAAGCGATTAAGTTTGCAAACTTCCATCCACGCGTCAATATCCATACGCCAGGCCCAGGCGTCGGTGGTCACTGTATCGCAGTCGATCCATGGTTCTTAGTGGAATTGGCACCTGAAAAAGCGGATATTATCAAAAAAGCACGTCTAACTAATGATGGCATGCCGATGTATACAGCGAAACGCGCACAGCGTTTACTTCAAGAGTACAATATCGAAAACGGTAAAGTGGCGGTTCTTGGTCTTGCATTCAAAGGAAACGTCGACGACATGCGCGAAAGTCCGTCAACGAAAGTAATTGATTCTCTGCAAGATTTGGGTCTAGATGTCGTTTCGTTCGATCCGCACATCAAAGAATTACAGCATTCGACGCAAGTTGCAACGCTCGAAGAAGCAATCGGCACAGCGGATCTTCTTCTATTAACTACAGACCATGACCAATTCAAACAACTGAATCCGGCAGACTTGCAGACGAAACAGCCAAGACCGATCATATTGGATACGAAAAATGCTCTCCCAGCAGATAAATGGGAACAAGCAGAATATAGATTCTTCAAATTAGGCGACGGCAAAAAAGAGGGGCAACTGTACAAATGA
- a CDS encoding WecB/TagA/CpsF family glycosyltransferase has protein sequence MKEEILGVSVNTENYDELIPKVFENIEEGKKSLIVAINPEKLMKAKEDPELKALLNRAEFQIPDGIGVILASKLKKGQIRSRVTGIDMMDRVVQEAAIRGKRIFLYGAKPGVAQEAAARLQVMHPDIQIAGIQHGYEKDVQVVLDTINQAKPDILFVAMGSPKQEQWIEQHRDQLHPTLFQGVGGSFDVLAGNIKRAPAAFQKAGAEWLYRLLLEPSRIKRQMNLPKFLVEVYRKK, from the coding sequence ATGAAAGAAGAAATACTAGGCGTCTCCGTCAACACGGAGAACTACGACGAACTGATTCCAAAAGTCTTCGAGAATATCGAAGAAGGAAAGAAATCACTTATCGTCGCGATCAATCCGGAAAAGCTCATGAAAGCCAAAGAAGATCCAGAACTAAAAGCATTGCTGAACCGAGCGGAATTCCAAATCCCGGATGGCATCGGTGTAATACTGGCATCCAAGCTGAAAAAAGGTCAGATCCGTTCGCGTGTGACAGGAATCGACATGATGGACCGCGTCGTACAGGAAGCCGCCATACGTGGAAAGCGCATTTTCCTCTATGGCGCAAAACCTGGCGTGGCACAAGAAGCGGCTGCGAGATTGCAAGTCATGCATCCGGACATTCAAATCGCTGGTATTCAGCACGGTTATGAAAAAGATGTACAAGTCGTACTCGACACGATTAACCAAGCGAAACCGGATATATTATTTGTGGCGATGGGTTCACCGAAGCAAGAGCAGTGGATTGAACAACACCGCGATCAGCTACATCCGACGTTGTTCCAAGGCGTAGGCGGATCGTTCGACGTGCTAGCAGGCAATATCAAACGCGCGCCGGCGGCATTCCAAAAAGCAGGAGCGGAATGGTTGTATCGATTGCTACTTGAACCGAGCCGGATTAAACGTCAAATGAATTTGCCGAAGTTTTTGGTAGAGGTGTATCGGAAGAAGTAA
- a CDS encoding S-layer homology domain-containing protein translates to MANQPTKYRKFVVGAASAALVASAVAPVAMAATFTDVKDNNSHKEAIDALSNAGVISGYEDGTFKPNKTLTRSDVVKLMGKWLVSEGYKVPTDYKTKPRFSDLKTTSNDELLKMSALVYDNGVFVGKPDGSLDPTGDITRENMAIVLVRAFDRVHDVDLTSYVKDQDFKKDVTDLGKAKAEARPAIDVLDFFDITNPAAPEFNPKSTTTRGQFASFLYKTTKVDFDEIGGVVAPGVASVTAVNSTTVEVKMKEKVENINSLKFTIDGLTVSNAAVKQSDDKTVVLTTAVQKGGEKYTVMLDGKAIGSFNGVSPTVPSKISLNTKTIQGVVGQQVILSADTGVKEAGIPVTFNVKAETNTTLNKDQVFEVVTNADGIATFSYTQYNAGEDTVTVYPTGKAELREQGKVYWANAAQLTIKDITEATTLANGSKKVYEINSARNAGGYVFVTFKENLNVTPDKLVKTVTAEGVSTHTVDPITGKPGVALGANAYPYKASTSGENVIAVKLDASGKANLVLTGSNATVTPIVYEGSSALLGESNPALYNAKYSATARQATATPVTFKVQQTLGLTINAEGVQNAATYKNATQTGGRDYALTFNTQDGKAAAPGTKVNVLIDTENVTGTLHVLDADNKEVTGYTTYENGKKRVYTVEIAKDGKAKFTVSSDKENDYVAPVAFIDNGKTTGQLDADDLQAAGEITYFVEKVNYTANLKAVDKDGKKVSTVIANGEEAATFVYQLVDQNGKPRSSTDATTVSFEVQAGTGNITANGTPITAGTTKTVPAVISAGQTEATVKVVAATPTTATVTATGSKAGVVLPTTNPSSVSVNFSQYGAAAITGVVSNINPTLEVLTINNTVYSYANAAAYQIKGSAVTKTAFVNEVAAGSKTVSVTVDSDGKFTFNVVDAVTPPGAASGLIKSAKAVNPTTIEVTFSESVTLTNSNLKAGQFGFDLNNNGVIDAGEYATAVSNSPGTKLTFTVGTMTESDFGKVVYTPALATTDRLMKTAGSEYVSETLTLSNEFTTGIGSIPNSLILAPTTANSTPGVAGTKQVETLTLAAAGGFGPGNFTIAVTDGTKAYNVATVTTTLNESPASVALKAVTELKKDTDLAAKYEITTAGGNVVLTAKEAATNDGALNAVVTDVNAGVTPVTTSTNTTNGAAGTASVSTTQVANKAAVGDAKVKLAQTSSALGNFNKEIAVTFDATDATDNVTTAAKIAAVLNADTDVAAKFTVSAATDTISVTNKKTGVVTATTLEVVQ, encoded by the coding sequence ATGGCTAACCAACCAACGAAATATCGCAAGTTTGTAGTAGGGGCTGCTTCAGCTGCACTAGTAGCATCAGCAGTAGCACCAGTAGCAATGGCTGCAACTTTCACTGACGTAAAAGACAACAACTCACACAAAGAGGCAATCGACGCTCTTTCTAATGCAGGTGTAATTTCAGGTTATGAAGACGGAACATTCAAACCAAACAAAACACTTACTCGTTCTGACGTAGTAAAATTGATGGGTAAATGGTTAGTATCTGAAGGTTATAAAGTACCTACAGACTACAAAACTAAACCACGTTTCTCAGACTTGAAGACTACATCTAACGATGAGCTTCTAAAAATGTCTGCACTAGTGTATGACAACGGAGTATTCGTTGGTAAACCAGACGGTTCACTTGATCCAACTGGCGACATCACTCGTGAAAACATGGCGATCGTTCTTGTTCGTGCATTCGACCGCGTACACGACGTTGACCTAACTTCTTACGTGAAAGACCAAGATTTCAAGAAAGACGTTACAGACCTAGGCAAAGCGAAAGCTGAAGCTCGTCCTGCTATCGACGTTCTAGACTTCTTCGACATCACAAACCCAGCTGCACCAGAATTCAACCCTAAATCAACAACAACTCGTGGACAATTCGCTTCATTCCTTTACAAGACTACTAAAGTAGACTTCGATGAAATTGGCGGTGTTGTAGCTCCTGGAGTTGCTTCAGTTACAGCTGTTAACAGCACTACTGTAGAAGTTAAAATGAAAGAAAAGGTTGAAAACATCAACTCTTTGAAATTCACAATCGACGGATTGACTGTATCTAACGCTGCAGTTAAGCAATCAGACGATAAAACTGTTGTATTGACAACTGCTGTTCAAAAAGGCGGAGAGAAGTACACTGTAATGTTGGATGGTAAAGCAATTGGTTCATTCAATGGCGTATCACCGACAGTACCTTCTAAAATCAGCTTGAATACAAAAACGATTCAAGGTGTAGTAGGACAACAAGTTATCCTTTCTGCTGACACTGGCGTTAAAGAAGCAGGAATTCCTGTTACTTTCAACGTAAAAGCAGAAACGAATACTACATTGAATAAAGACCAAGTATTTGAAGTTGTAACAAATGCTGACGGTATTGCTACGTTCTCTTACACACAGTATAATGCTGGTGAAGATACAGTAACTGTATACCCAACTGGTAAAGCAGAACTTCGTGAGCAAGGTAAAGTTTACTGGGCTAACGCTGCTCAATTAACTATCAAAGATATCACTGAAGCTACTACACTAGCTAACGGTTCTAAGAAAGTATACGAAATTAACTCTGCTCGTAATGCTGGCGGATATGTATTCGTAACATTCAAAGAAAACTTAAACGTTACACCTGACAAGTTAGTGAAGACTGTAACTGCTGAAGGCGTTTCAACTCACACAGTTGATCCAATCACTGGTAAGCCAGGAGTTGCTCTAGGAGCAAATGCATATCCTTATAAGGCTTCCACGAGCGGTGAAAACGTGATTGCGGTTAAATTAGATGCAAGCGGTAAAGCTAACTTAGTTCTTACTGGTTCTAATGCAACAGTAACTCCTATCGTTTATGAAGGATCAAGCGCATTGCTTGGTGAAAGCAATCCAGCTCTTTATAACGCGAAGTACTCTGCAACTGCACGTCAAGCTACAGCAACACCTGTAACATTCAAAGTACAACAAACGCTTGGTTTAACAATCAATGCTGAAGGCGTACAAAATGCAGCAACATACAAAAACGCTACACAAACAGGTGGACGTGACTACGCACTTACTTTCAATACACAAGATGGCAAAGCAGCAGCGCCAGGAACAAAAGTTAATGTATTGATCGACACTGAAAACGTAACAGGAACTCTACATGTCTTAGATGCTGACAACAAAGAAGTAACTGGCTACACTACTTACGAGAATGGTAAGAAGAGAGTTTACACTGTTGAAATCGCAAAAGATGGTAAAGCTAAATTCACTGTATCAAGTGATAAAGAAAACGACTATGTGGCGCCAGTTGCATTTATCGATAACGGTAAAACAACAGGTCAACTAGACGCAGATGATCTTCAAGCTGCTGGAGAAATCACATACTTCGTTGAAAAAGTAAACTATACAGCGAACTTGAAAGCTGTTGACAAAGATGGTAAAAAAGTATCTACAGTGATTGCAAATGGTGAAGAAGCAGCAACATTCGTTTATCAACTAGTAGACCAAAACGGTAAGCCACGTTCTTCTACGGATGCAACAACTGTATCATTTGAAGTACAAGCAGGAACAGGAAATATCACTGCTAATGGAACGCCTATCACAGCAGGAACAACTAAAACAGTTCCAGCAGTAATCAGTGCTGGTCAAACTGAAGCAACAGTTAAAGTTGTAGCAGCAACTCCAACTACAGCAACTGTAACTGCTACTGGATCTAAAGCAGGCGTAGTATTGCCTACGACTAATCCATCATCAGTATCTGTGAACTTCTCACAATATGGTGCTGCAGCTATAACTGGTGTCGTTTCAAATATTAATCCAACACTAGAAGTTCTAACAATTAATAACACTGTGTACAGCTATGCAAATGCAGCAGCTTACCAAATTAAAGGTAGCGCAGTAACAAAAACGGCATTTGTAAATGAAGTTGCAGCAGGAAGCAAAACTGTTTCAGTAACAGTTGATTCTGATGGTAAGTTCACATTTAACGTAGTAGATGCTGTAACGCCTCCAGGTGCAGCTTCAGGTCTAATTAAATCTGCTAAGGCTGTTAATCCTACTACAATTGAAGTTACTTTCTCTGAAAGTGTTACACTTACAAATAGTAATCTTAAAGCAGGTCAATTTGGATTCGACTTAAATAATAATGGTGTAATTGATGCAGGCGAATATGCGACTGCTGTTTCTAATTCACCAGGTACTAAACTTACATTCACTGTAGGAACAATGACAGAATCTGACTTTGGTAAAGTAGTTTATACACCGGCATTAGCAACTACTGATCGCTTAATGAAGACTGCAGGTAGTGAATACGTATCTGAAACACTTACTCTAAGTAATGAATTTACTACTGGAATAGGATCAATTCCTAATTCATTAATTTTAGCTCCTACCACAGCTAACTCTACACCTGGTGTTGCTGGTACTAAGCAAGTCGAAACTCTTACTTTAGCAGCAGCTGGCGGATTTGGTCCAGGTAACTTTACAATTGCAGTTACAGACGGCACTAAAGCTTACAACGTTGCAACTGTAACAACAACTTTGAATGAGTCTCCTGCTTCTGTAGCTCTAAAAGCAGTAACAGAATTAAAGAAAGATACTGATTTAGCAGCTAAATACGAAATTACTACTGCTGGTGGTAATGTTGTATTAACGGCTAAAGAAGCTGCAACAAATGATGGTGCATTAAATGCAGTTGTTACTGATGTTAATGCAGGCGTTACACCTGTTACGACATCTACTAATACTACAAATGGTGCAGCTGGCACTGCTAGTGTTTCAACTACCCAAGTAGCTAATAAAGCAGCTGTAGGAGATGCTAAAGTAAAACTAGCACAAACATCTTCAGCACTTGGAAACTTTAATAAAGAGATTGCTGTAACTTTTGATGCAACTGATGCAACTGATAATGTTACAACAGCAGCTAAAATTGCAGCAGTGCTTAACGCAGATACTGACGTTGCAGCTAAGTTCACTGTGAGCGCTGCTACTGATACGATTTCTGTTACTAACAAGAAAACTGGTGTTGTTACAGCAACAACTCTTGAAGTAGTTCAGTAA
- a CDS encoding S-layer homology domain-containing protein, which produces MHADSIQTKSITNRACYTGRSDHCTDFCEWKGFLDTEKSSHESAIVELVEQGIISGYEDGTFKPNKTLSRSDVVKMMGK; this is translated from the coding sequence ATGCATGCTGATTCGATTCAAACAAAATCAATTACTAATCGCGCTTGTTACACTGGTCGTTCTGATCACTGCACCGATTTCTGCGAGTGGAAAGGGTTTTTGGATACAGAGAAAAGCTCACACGAAAGCGCGATTGTAGAACTAGTTGAACAAGGTATTATTTCGGGATATGAGGATGGGACGTTCAAACCGAACAAGACATTATCACGTTCTGACGTAGTGAAGATGATGGGGAAATAG
- a CDS encoding immunoglobulin-like domain-containing protein has protein sequence MSLKYDIPADYQTKPRFTDNKLIKNEELLKYSALVKDQGVFNGQSDGSLNPTGEITRENMAFVLVRANNAIHKTDLVRFVAKQTFTRDVKDLRKTKLEARSFIDVLDFYDITNPFVLSFSPKNTTTRGHFASFLYKTASVQVPPEENNPQQPTDKSPVWQYNGEHQLHMKNGAKFTLPAVQVIDYSGKQIALQAVITDNAGNVINEINTSNSGTYTIMYSVADEAGNKAQDLKITVIIAKPSSVEDDNGFGVNSIV, from the coding sequence GTGTCTCTTAAGTATGACATTCCGGCAGATTATCAGACGAAGCCACGATTTACTGATAATAAGTTAATAAAGAATGAGGAGCTGCTGAAGTATTCAGCTTTAGTAAAAGATCAGGGAGTATTCAACGGACAATCCGACGGTTCTCTTAATCCAACTGGAGAAATTACTCGTGAAAATATGGCGTTTGTGCTTGTTCGAGCAAATAATGCAATTCACAAAACGGATCTTGTAAGATTTGTGGCGAAACAGACATTTACAAGAGATGTAAAAGATTTAAGGAAGACGAAATTAGAAGCACGTTCATTTATTGATGTGCTCGATTTTTATGATATTACCAATCCTTTTGTTTTATCATTTAGTCCGAAAAACACCACAACACGCGGACATTTCGCATCATTTTTATATAAAACAGCATCTGTTCAGGTGCCTCCTGAAGAAAACAATCCACAGCAACCAACTGATAAATCTCCGGTTTGGCAATATAATGGCGAGCACCAGTTACATATGAAAAATGGAGCGAAATTTACACTTCCAGCAGTTCAGGTAATTGACTATTCAGGTAAGCAGATTGCACTTCAGGCTGTCATTACCGATAATGCAGGGAATGTTATTAATGAAATCAACACATCAAACAGTGGCACTTATACGATCATGTATAGTGTGGCAGATGAGGCTGGGAATAAGGCACAAGATTTGAAAATCACCGTAATTATAGCGAAACCTTCTTCTGTTGAAGATGATAATGGTTTTGGTGTAAATTCGATTGTATAA